A window of Cryptomeria japonica chromosome 3, Sugi_1.0, whole genome shotgun sequence contains these coding sequences:
- the LOC131078390 gene encoding syntaxin-125-like, with product MNDLLSRSFLNDEEDEKVESPEFEMGAADAEKNLAEFFSEVALIKAEMKQIELLLLKLKGRGEENKMINRAVEMEKDIEQMLNRTRHVKAKFEELNRANLANRIVGGFEEGSSTDRSRMATTNGLRKSFQQLMSEFEMLRNVMGGEYLSEVIHERCGGVQQFGNKLTELHGLFVDMYVLLLSHGDHLDDIEAHVMAATSFVKRGAGDLALATSLHKSTRNWTYVAMIIFVLLLVILVAVMISRFLHSFT from the coding sequence ATGAATGATTTGTTATCAAGATCCTTCTTGAATGACGAGGAGGATGAGAAGGTTGAATCTCCAGAGTTTGAAATGGGCGCAGCAGACGCTGAGAAGAACCTTGCAGAATTTTTCTCAGAGGTGGCCCTCATCAAAGCCGAGATGAAGCAGATTGAACTGCTTTTACTCAAACTAAAAGGCAGGGGTGAAGAGAACAAAATGATCAACAGAGCAGTGGAGATGGAGAAAGATATAGAGCAAATGCTGAACAGAACCAGGCATGTTAAAGCTAAATTTGAAGAGCTGAACAGGGCAAATCTGGCGAACCGCATTGTTGGAGGCTTCGAGGAAGGGAGTTCCACAGATAGAAGTCGAATGGCCACCACCAACGGGCTCAGAAAATCTTTTCAGCAGTTAATGTCCGAATTTGAGATGCTGAGAAATGTTATGGGCGGTGAGTATCTTTCTGAGGTCATTCATGAGAGGTGTGGTGGAGTTCAACAGTTTGGAAACAAGCTGACTGAATTGCATGGATTGTTTGTTGACATGTATGTTTTGCTGCTCTCTCATGGCGACCACTTGGATGACATTGAGGCCCATGTCATGGCTGCCACTTCCTTTGTTAAAAGAGGAGCCGGAGATCTTGCACTGGCTACAAGTCTTCACAAAAGCACTAGGAACTGGACATACGTGGCCATGATCATATTTGTCCTCTTACTCGTTATACTTGTTGCAGTGATGATCAGCCGATTCTTACACTCTTTCACCTGA